The following coding sequences lie in one Cannabis sativa cultivar Pink pepper isolate KNU-18-1 chromosome 5, ASM2916894v1, whole genome shotgun sequence genomic window:
- the LOC115716393 gene encoding homeobox-leucine zipper protein HAT4, producing the protein MMVEKEDLGLSLSLSFPNQNRHSVTKSTVTHNNNNNDHNNKLNNLLLSSFVPSLSTSSSSPSSGFNVNPHQKPSWNATFPSSADPNSESCRVETRTFLRGIDVNRLPSTVDVEDEAGVSSPNSTVSSVSGKRSEREAINVDDNEMERDSSRGISDEEDGETSRKKLRLSKDQSAILEESFKEHNTLNPKQKGALAKQLGLRPRQVEVWFQNRRARTKLKQTEVDCEFLKRCCENLTEENRRLQKEVQELRALKLSPQFYMQMTPPTTLTMCPSCERVAVPPSSSSAASESRGHHQAIVPVHPRPVPVGPWGAAAATPIQHRPFDALHHRS; encoded by the exons ATGATGGTTGAGAAAGAGGATCTGGGTTTGAGCTTGAGTTTGAGTTTTCCTAACCAGAATCGTCACTCGGTTACGAAGAGTACTGTtactcataataataataataatgatcatAATAATAAGCTTAATAATCTCTTGCTCTCCTCGTTTGTTCCGTctttgtcaacttcttcttcttcgcctTCTTCTGGTTTCAATGTTAATCCTCATCAGAAACCTTCTTGGAATGCGACCTTTCCTTCTTCTGCAG ATCCGAATTCTGAGTCGTGCCGAGTTGAGACTCGAACTTTTCTCCGTGGAATCGACGTGAACCGGTTGCCGTCGACGGTGGATGTCGAAGACGAAGCCGGTGTTTCATCACCGAACAGTACGGTCTCTAGCGTTAGCGGTAAACGGAGCGAGAGAGAAGCAATTAATGTCGACGATAACGAGATGGAGAGAGATTCTTCTCGAGGTATCAGCGACGAAGAAGACGGTGAGACCTCGAGAAAGAAGCTCAGACTCTCCAAGGACCAGTCAGCCATTCTCGAAGAGAGTTTCAAAGAGCACAACACTCTGAATCCA AAGCAAAAGGGTGCGTTGGCCAAGCAGTTAGGCCTCAGGCCAAGACAAGTAGAAGTCTGGTTCCAGAACCGTAGGGCAAG AACTAAGTTGAAGCAAACCGAGGTTGATTGTGAGTTTTTGAAGAGGTGCTGTGAGAATCTGACGGAGGAGAATAGGCggttgcagaaggaagttcagGAGCTGAGAGCACTGAAATTATCTCCTCAATTCTACATGCAAATGACCCCACCAACCACTCTCACCATGTGTCCCTCGTGTGAGCGTGTGGCTGTCCCACCCTCGTCCTCCTCCGCCGCCTCCGAGTCCCGGGGCCATCACCAAGCGATTGTCCCGGTTCACCCTCGGCCCGTACCCGTCGGACCTTGGGGGGCTGCAGCAGCCACTCCGATTCAACATCGGCCGTTCGATGCCCTCCACCACAgaagttga